One Canis lupus familiaris isolate Mischka breed German Shepherd chromosome 20, alternate assembly UU_Cfam_GSD_1.0, whole genome shotgun sequence genomic region harbors:
- the LONP1 gene encoding lon protease homolog, mitochondrial encodes MAAGTGYVRLWGAARCWALRRPLLAAAWGRVPTAAETWLPHGRRACDASPPWALWGRGPVAAGQWRGLWEANSRGGSGAFSSGEDASEGGAEDGSAGAGGSAGGGEGPIITALTPMTIPDVFPHLPLIAVTRNPVFPRFIKIIEVKNKKLVELLRRKVRLAQPYAGVFLKRDDNNESDVVESLDEVYHTGTFVQIHEMQDLGDKLRMIVMGHRRIHISRQLEVELEEAEAENKQKPRRKTKRGKKEVEEDLGAGHPMEMVVEPASGSPGEVLMVEVENVVHEDFQVTEEVKALTAEIVKTIRDIIALNPLYRESVLQMMQAGQRVVDNPIYLSDMGAALTGAESHELQDVLEETNIPKRLYKALSLLKKEFELSKLQQRLGREVEEKIKQTHRKYLLQEQLKIIKKELGLEKDDKDAIEEKFRERLKELVVPKHVMDVVDEELSKLGLLDNHSSEFNVTRNYLDWLTSIPWGKYSNENLDLARAQAVLEEDHYGMEDVKKRILEFIAVSQLRGSTQGKILCFYGPPGVGKTSIARSIARALNREYFRFSVGGMTDVAEIKGHRRTYVGAMPGKIIQCLKKTKTENPLILIDEVDKIGRGYQGDPSSALLELLDPEQNANFLDHYLDVPVDLSKVLFICTANVTETIPEPLRDRMEMINVSGYVAQEKLAIAERYLVPQARALCGLDESKAKLSSDVLTLLIKQYCRESGVRNLQKQVEKVLRKSAYKIVSGEADLVEVTPENLQDFVGKPVFTVERMYDVTPPGVVMGLAWTAMGGSTLFVETSPRRPRDKDSKGDKDGSLEVTGQLGDVMKESARIAYTFARAFLMQHDPTNDYLVTSHIHLHVPEGATPKDGPSAGCTIVTALLSLAMDRPVRPNLAMTGEVSLTGKILPVGGIKEKTIAAKRAGVTCIVLPAENKKDFYDLAAFITEGLEVHFVEHYREIFSIAFPEEPAEALAVER; translated from the exons ATGGCGGCGGGCACAGGCTACGTGCGGCTGTGGGGTGCTGCGCGATGTTGGGCGCTGCGGCGGCCGCTGCTGGCCGCTGCCTGGGGGCGGGTTCCGACTGCCGCCGAAACGTGGTTGCCCCACGGCCGGCGGGCCTGCGACGCCTCCCCTCCCTGGGCGCTGTGGGGCCGAGGCCCGGTTGCCGCGGGCCAGTGGCGGGGACTTTGGGAGGCGAACAGCCGCGGCGGCAGTGGTGCGTTCTCCAGCGGCGAGGATGCCTCCGAGGGCGGCGCGGAGGATGGGTccgcgggcgcggggggcagcgcggggggcggggagggccccaTCATAACGGCGCTGACGCCTATGACTATTCCGGACGTATTCCCGCACCTGCCGCTCATCGCCGTCACCCGCAACCCGGTGTTTCCGCGCTTCATCAAGATCATCGAG GTTAAAAATAAGAAGTTGGTTGAGCTGCTAAGAAGGAAAGTCCGTCTTGCCCAGCCCTATGCTGGCGTCTTTCTGAAGAGAGATGACAA CAACGAGTCTGACGTGGTTGAGAGCCTGGATGAGGTCTACCACACGGGCACGTTTGTCCAGATCCACGAGATGCAAGACCTTGGGGACAAGCTGCGCATGATCGTCATGGGACACAGAAG GATTCACATCAGCAGACAGCTGGAGGTGGAGCTGGAGGAGGCCGAAGCTGAAAACAAGCAGAAGCCTCGCAGGAAGACGAAGCGGGGcaagaaggaggtggaggaggaccTGGGTGCCGGGCACCCGATGGAAATGGTGGTGGAGCCTGCTTCGGGGTCCCCCGGCGAGGTGCTCATGGTGGAAGTTGAGAACGTTGTCCACGAGGACTTCCAGGTCACGGAAGAAGTGAAA GCCCTGACCGCTGAGATTGTGAAGACCATCCGTGACATCATTGCCTTGAACCCGCTCTACAG GGAGTCTGTGCTGCAAATGATGCAGGCGGGCCAGAGGGTGGTGGACAACCCTATCTACTTGAGTGACATGGGCGCTGCCCTGACCGGAGCCGAGTCCCACGAGCTGCAGGACGTCCTGGAGGAAACCAAT ATTCCCAAGCGGCTGTATAAGGCCCTCTCCCTCCTCAAGAAGGAGTTTGAGCTGAGCAAGCTGCAGCAGCGCCTGGGGCGTGAG GTGGAGGAGAAGATCAAGCAGACGCACCGCAAGTACCTCCTACAGGAGCAGCTGAAGATCATCAAGAAGGAGTTGGGCCTAGAGAAGGACGACAAGGACGCCATTGAGGAGAAGTTCCGTGAGCGGCTCAAGGAGCTTGTGGTCCCCAAGCATGTCATGGACGTGGTGGACGAGGAGCTGAGCAAGCTGGGGCTGCTGGACAACCACTCGTCAGAGTTCAA CGTCACGCGTAACTACCTGGACTGGCTGACGTCCATCCCGTGGGGCAAGTACAGCAACGAGAACTTGGACCTGGCCCGGGCCCAGGCAGTGCTGGAGGAGGACCACTATGGGATGGAGGATGTCAAGAAGCGCATCCTG GAGTTCATCGCTGTCAGCCAGCTCCGAGGCTCCACCCAGGGCAAGATCCTCTGCTTCTACGGTCCCCCTGGCGTGGGCAAGACCAGCATTGCTCGCTCCATTGCCCGTGCCCTGAACCGAGAGTACTTCCGCTTCAGCGTCGGGGGCATGACTGATGTGGCTGAGATCAAAGGGCACAG GCGGACGTATGTGGGTGCTATGCCAGGAAAGATCATCCAGTGCCTGAAGAAGACCAAGACGGAGAATCCCTTGATCCTGATAGATGAG GTGGACAAGATAGGCCGAGGCTACCAGGGGGACCCCTCGTCAGCACTGCTCGAGCTGCTGGACCCCGAGCAGAACGCCAACTTTCTGGATCATTACCTGGACGTGCCTGTGGACTTGTCCAAG GTGCTGTTCATCTGCACGGCCAATGTCACCGAGACCATCCCAGAGCCACTGAGGGACCGGATGGAGATGATCAACGTGTCTGGCTATGTGGCCCAGGAGAAGCTCGCCATCGCAGAG CGGTACCTGGTGCCTCAGGCCCGTGCCCTGTGTGGCTTGGATGAGAGCAAGGCCAAGCTGTCATCAGACGTGCTGACCCTCCTCATCAAGCAGTACTGCCGGGAGAGTGGTGTGCGCAACCTGCAGAAGCAGGTGGAGAAG GTGTTACGGAAGTCCGCCTACAAGATTGTCAGTGGGGAGGCGGACCTCGTAGAGGTGACGCCAGAGAATCTGCAGGACTTTGTGGGGAAGCCCGTGTTCACTGTGGAGCGCATGTACGATGTGACGCCCCCTGGTGTGGTCATGGGACTGGCCTGGACTGCCATGG GGGGCTCCACGCTGTTTGTTGAGACCTCCCCTCGGAGGCCACGAGACAAGGACAGCAAGGGGGACAAGGATGGAAGCCTGGAGGTGACAGGCCAGCTGGGGGACGTGATGAAGGAGAGTGCTCGCATCGCCTACACCTTTGCCAGGGCCTTCCTGATGCAGCATGACCCCACCAACGACTACCTGGTGACCTCCCACATCCACCTGCACGTCCCTGAG GGCGCCACCCCCAAGGATGGCCCAAGTGCCGGCTGCACCATTGTCACGGCCCTGCTCTCCCTGGCCATGGACCGGCCAGTACGGCCCAACCTGGCCATGACGGGCGAGGTCTCCCTCACGGGCAAGATCCTGCCGGTGGGTGGCATCAAGGAGAAGACCATCGCA GCAAAGCGTGCTGGAGTGACGTGCATCGTGCTGCCAGCCGAGAACAAGAAGGACTTCTACGACCTGGCGGCCTTCATCACCGAGGGCCTGGAGGTCCACTTCGTGGAGCACTACCGCGAGATCTTCAGCATCGCCTTCCCCGAGGAGCCCGCGGAGGCCCTGGCCGTGGAGCGGTGA
- the RPL36 gene encoding 60S ribosomal protein L36 produces the protein MALRYPMAVGLNKGHKVTKNVSKPRHSRRRGRLTKHTKFVRDMIREVCGFAPYERRAMELLKVSKDKRALKFIKKRVGTHIRAKRKREELSNVLAAMRKAAAKKD, from the exons ATGGCTCTGCGCTACCCCATGGCCGTGGGCCTCAACAAGGGCCACAAGGTGACGAAGAACGTGAGCAAGCCGAGGCACAGCCGCCGCCGCGGG CGCCTCACCAAGCACACCAAGTTCGTGCGGGACATGATCCGGGAGGTGTGCGGCTTCGCCCCGTACGAGCGGCGGGCCATGGAGCTGCTCAAGGTGTCCAAGGACAAGCGCGCCCTCAAGTTCATCAAGAAGCGG GTCGGGACGCACATCCGCgccaagaggaagagagaggagctgAGCAACGTGCTGGCGGCCATGCGGAAAGCGGCCGCCAAGAAGGACTGA
- the HSD11B1L gene encoding hydroxysteroid 11-beta-dehydrogenase 1-like protein isoform X1 produces MTTLTLPPGSPGAADRGQRRRRGGAGLSLRSPGLPPGAHSPHRGFPAEGGRELPEAGRSRGLLHRCGHGLPRGARARGAVCAGQAGRRELPGAERTGSVLRPQLPEFKVTGPRGGVSSRTSSLLMGLSGPGGLDYLVLNHLGATPAGTRSRSIQGTRWLLQVNLLSYVQLTSLALPSLTDSRGSLVVVSSLLGRVPTSFSSPYSAAKFALDGFFGSLRRELDVQDVNVAITMCVLGLRDRASAAEAVRSSTSPLSPLPLPELPGRRSFVFPEGSPPSSRPRAATPIETPLSRWPRPEPESSRQKRKTEKNLPAPGKSRSSEFASADRVPGTWSPTWKAFPQSSGPLWVTWLLLPFCR; encoded by the exons ATGACAACTTTGACCCTG CCTCCAGGGAGCCCGGGTGCTGCTGACCGGGGCCAGCGCAGGCGTCGGGGAGGAGCTGGCCTATCACTACGCTCGCCTGGGCTCCCACCTGGTGCTCACAGCCCACACCGAGGCTTTCCTGCAGAAG GTGGTAGGGAACTGCCGGAAGCTGGGCGCTCCCGAGGTCTTCTACATCGCTGCGGACATGGCCTCCCCCGAGGTGCCCGGGCGCGTGGTGCAGTTTGCGCTGGACAAGCTgg GAGGCGGGAGCTTCCCGGGGCGGAACGCACGGGGTCAGTGCTCCGGCCGCAGCTTCCCGAGTTCAAGGTGACGGGGCCCAGGGGAGGGGTCTCTTCGAGGACTAGCTCCTTGCTGATGGGCCTCTCTGGGCCAGGAGGGCTGGACTACCTCGTGCTGAACCACCTCGGCGCCACCCCGGCAGGCACGCGGTCCCGGAGCATCCAGGGGACACGCTGGCTCCTGCAG GTGAACTTGCTGAGTTACGTGCAGCTGACCTCGCTGGCGCTGCCCAGCCTGACCGACAGCAGAGGCTCCCTGGTGGTCGTGTCCTCGCTGCTCG GCCGTGTGCCCACGTCCTTCTCCAGCCCGTACTCGGCGGCCAAGTTCGCGCTGGACGGCTTCTTCGGCTCCCTGCGGCGGGAGCTGGACGTGCAGGACGTGAACGTGGCCATCACCATGTGTGTCCTGGGCCTCCGGGACCGCGCCTCGGCCGCCGAGGCAGTCAG GAGCTCAACGTCACCGCTGTCGCCGCTGCCGCTGCCTGAGCTCCCGGGGCGGCGCTCCTTCGTCTTCCCAGAGGGGAGCCCTCCATCCAGCCGTCCCAGAGCGGCGACACCCATCGAGACACCTCTGAGCCGGTGGCCGAGGCCCGAGCCAGAGTCAtcaagacagaaaaggaaaactgagaaaaactTGCCAGCACCTGGAAAGAGCCGCAGCTCCGAGTTTGCAAGCGCTGATCGTGTGCCAGGCACCTGGTCACCGACTTGGAAGGCGTTTCCTCAGTCATCCGGGCCACTGTGGGTGACATGGTTGCtgcttccattttgcagatga
- the HSD11B1L gene encoding hydroxysteroid 11-beta-dehydrogenase 1-like protein isoform X3 — protein sequence MKVLLLTGLGALFFSYYWDDNFDPASLQGARVLLTGASAGVGEELAYHYARLGSHLVLTAHTEAFLQKVVGNCRKLGAPEVFYIAADMASPEVPGRVVQFALDKLGGLDYLVLNHLGATPAGTRSRSIQGTRWLLQVNLLSYVQLTSLALPSLTDSRGSLVVVSSLLGRVPTSFSSPYSAAKFALDGFFGSLRRELDVQDVNVAITMCVLGLRDRASAAEAVRSSTSPLSPLPLPELPGRRSFVFPEGSPPSSRPRAATPIETPLSRWPRPEPESSRQKRKTEKNLPAPGKSRSSEFASADRVPGTWSPTWKAFPQSSGPLWVTWLLLPFCR from the exons ATGAAGGTTCTGCTCCTCACGGGGCTGGGAGCCCTGTTCTTCTCCTACTACTGGGATGACAACTTTGACCCTG CCAGCCTCCAGGGAGCCCGGGTGCTGCTGACCGGGGCCAGCGCAGGCGTCGGGGAGGAGCTGGCCTATCACTACGCTCGCCTGGGCTCCCACCTGGTGCTCACAGCCCACACCGAGGCTTTCCTGCAGAAG GTGGTAGGGAACTGCCGGAAGCTGGGCGCTCCCGAGGTCTTCTACATCGCTGCGGACATGGCCTCCCCCGAGGTGCCCGGGCGCGTGGTGCAGTTTGCGCTGGACAAGCTgg GAGGGCTGGACTACCTCGTGCTGAACCACCTCGGCGCCACCCCGGCAGGCACGCGGTCCCGGAGCATCCAGGGGACACGCTGGCTCCTGCAG GTGAACTTGCTGAGTTACGTGCAGCTGACCTCGCTGGCGCTGCCCAGCCTGACCGACAGCAGAGGCTCCCTGGTGGTCGTGTCCTCGCTGCTCG GCCGTGTGCCCACGTCCTTCTCCAGCCCGTACTCGGCGGCCAAGTTCGCGCTGGACGGCTTCTTCGGCTCCCTGCGGCGGGAGCTGGACGTGCAGGACGTGAACGTGGCCATCACCATGTGTGTCCTGGGCCTCCGGGACCGCGCCTCGGCCGCCGAGGCAGTCAG GAGCTCAACGTCACCGCTGTCGCCGCTGCCGCTGCCTGAGCTCCCGGGGCGGCGCTCCTTCGTCTTCCCAGAGGGGAGCCCTCCATCCAGCCGTCCCAGAGCGGCGACACCCATCGAGACACCTCTGAGCCGGTGGCCGAGGCCCGAGCCAGAGTCAtcaagacagaaaaggaaaactgagaaaaactTGCCAGCACCTGGAAAGAGCCGCAGCTCCGAGTTTGCAAGCGCTGATCGTGTGCCAGGCACCTGGTCACCGACTTGGAAGGCGTTTCCTCAGTCATCCGGGCCACTGTGGGTGACATGGTTGCtgcttccattttgcagatga
- the HSD11B1L gene encoding hydroxysteroid 11-beta-dehydrogenase 1-like protein isoform X7, whose amino-acid sequence MTTLTLPPGSPGAADRGQRRRRGGAGLSLRSPGLPPGAHSPHRGFPAEGGLDYLVLNHLGATPAGTRSRSIQGTRWLLQVNLLSYVQLTSLALPSLTDSRGSLVVVSSLLGRVPTSFSSPYSAAKFALDGFFGSLRRELDVQDVNVAITMCVLGLRDRASAAEAVRSSTSPLSPLPLPELPGRRSFVFPEGSPPSSRPRAATPIETPLSRWPRPEPESSRQKRKTEKNLPAPGKSRSSEFASADRVPGTWSPTWKAFPQSSGPLWVTWLLLPFCR is encoded by the exons ATGACAACTTTGACCCTG CCTCCAGGGAGCCCGGGTGCTGCTGACCGGGGCCAGCGCAGGCGTCGGGGAGGAGCTGGCCTATCACTACGCTCGCCTGGGCTCCCACCTGGTGCTCACAGCCCACACCGAGGCTTTCCTGCAGAAG GAGGGCTGGACTACCTCGTGCTGAACCACCTCGGCGCCACCCCGGCAGGCACGCGGTCCCGGAGCATCCAGGGGACACGCTGGCTCCTGCAG GTGAACTTGCTGAGTTACGTGCAGCTGACCTCGCTGGCGCTGCCCAGCCTGACCGACAGCAGAGGCTCCCTGGTGGTCGTGTCCTCGCTGCTCG GCCGTGTGCCCACGTCCTTCTCCAGCCCGTACTCGGCGGCCAAGTTCGCGCTGGACGGCTTCTTCGGCTCCCTGCGGCGGGAGCTGGACGTGCAGGACGTGAACGTGGCCATCACCATGTGTGTCCTGGGCCTCCGGGACCGCGCCTCGGCCGCCGAGGCAGTCAG GAGCTCAACGTCACCGCTGTCGCCGCTGCCGCTGCCTGAGCTCCCGGGGCGGCGCTCCTTCGTCTTCCCAGAGGGGAGCCCTCCATCCAGCCGTCCCAGAGCGGCGACACCCATCGAGACACCTCTGAGCCGGTGGCCGAGGCCCGAGCCAGAGTCAtcaagacagaaaaggaaaactgagaaaaactTGCCAGCACCTGGAAAGAGCCGCAGCTCCGAGTTTGCAAGCGCTGATCGTGTGCCAGGCACCTGGTCACCGACTTGGAAGGCGTTTCCTCAGTCATCCGGGCCACTGTGGGTGACATGGTTGCtgcttccattttgcagatga
- the HSD11B1L gene encoding hydroxysteroid 11-beta-dehydrogenase 1-like protein isoform X2 gives MISDHDPADSEPAMKVLLLTGLGALFFSYYWDDNFDPASLQGARVLLTGASAGVGEELAYHYARLGSHLVLTAHTEAFLQKVVGNCRKLGAPEVFYIAADMASPEVPGRVVQFALDKLGGLDYLVLNHLGATPAGTRSRSIQGTRWLLQVNLLSYVQLTSLALPSLTDSRGSLVVVSSLLGRVPTSFSSPYSAAKFALDGFFGSLRRELDVQDVNVAITMCVLGLRDRASAAEAVRSSTSPLSPLPLPELPGRRSFVFPEGSPPSSRPRAATPIETPLSRWPRPEPESSRQKRKTEKNLPAPGKSRSSEFASADRVPGTWSPTWKAFPQSSGPLWVTWLLLPFCR, from the exons ATGATTTCAGATCATG ACCCTGCAGACTCAGAGCCGGCCATGAAGGTTCTGCTCCTCACGGGGCTGGGAGCCCTGTTCTTCTCCTACTACTGGGATGACAACTTTGACCCTG CCAGCCTCCAGGGAGCCCGGGTGCTGCTGACCGGGGCCAGCGCAGGCGTCGGGGAGGAGCTGGCCTATCACTACGCTCGCCTGGGCTCCCACCTGGTGCTCACAGCCCACACCGAGGCTTTCCTGCAGAAG GTGGTAGGGAACTGCCGGAAGCTGGGCGCTCCCGAGGTCTTCTACATCGCTGCGGACATGGCCTCCCCCGAGGTGCCCGGGCGCGTGGTGCAGTTTGCGCTGGACAAGCTgg GAGGGCTGGACTACCTCGTGCTGAACCACCTCGGCGCCACCCCGGCAGGCACGCGGTCCCGGAGCATCCAGGGGACACGCTGGCTCCTGCAG GTGAACTTGCTGAGTTACGTGCAGCTGACCTCGCTGGCGCTGCCCAGCCTGACCGACAGCAGAGGCTCCCTGGTGGTCGTGTCCTCGCTGCTCG GCCGTGTGCCCACGTCCTTCTCCAGCCCGTACTCGGCGGCCAAGTTCGCGCTGGACGGCTTCTTCGGCTCCCTGCGGCGGGAGCTGGACGTGCAGGACGTGAACGTGGCCATCACCATGTGTGTCCTGGGCCTCCGGGACCGCGCCTCGGCCGCCGAGGCAGTCAG GAGCTCAACGTCACCGCTGTCGCCGCTGCCGCTGCCTGAGCTCCCGGGGCGGCGCTCCTTCGTCTTCCCAGAGGGGAGCCCTCCATCCAGCCGTCCCAGAGCGGCGACACCCATCGAGACACCTCTGAGCCGGTGGCCGAGGCCCGAGCCAGAGTCAtcaagacagaaaaggaaaactgagaaaaactTGCCAGCACCTGGAAAGAGCCGCAGCTCCGAGTTTGCAAGCGCTGATCGTGTGCCAGGCACCTGGTCACCGACTTGGAAGGCGTTTCCTCAGTCATCCGGGCCACTGTGGGTGACATGGTTGCtgcttccattttgcagatga
- the HSD11B1L gene encoding hydroxysteroid 11-beta-dehydrogenase 1-like protein isoform X6, giving the protein MTTLTLPPGSPGAADRGQRRRRGGAGLSLRSPGLPPGAHSPHRGFPAEGGRELPEAGRSRGLLHRCGHGLPRGARARGAVCAGQAGRAGLPRAEPPRRHPGRHAVPEHPGDTLAPAGELAELRAADLAGAAQPDRQQRLPGGRVLAARPCAHVLLQPVLGGQVRAGRLLRLPAAGAGRAGRERGHHHVCPGPPGPRLGRRGSQGSHEGQGGPGAQGGPGGDPRRCHPRPRRLLPVALPPAGPAPGMAAAPEGLVHPPGAQRHRCRRCRCLSSRGGAPSSSQRGALHPAVPERRHPSRHL; this is encoded by the exons ATGACAACTTTGACCCTG CCTCCAGGGAGCCCGGGTGCTGCTGACCGGGGCCAGCGCAGGCGTCGGGGAGGAGCTGGCCTATCACTACGCTCGCCTGGGCTCCCACCTGGTGCTCACAGCCCACACCGAGGCTTTCCTGCAGAAG GTGGTAGGGAACTGCCGGAAGCTGGGCGCTCCCGAGGTCTTCTACATCGCTGCGGACATGGCCTCCCCCGAGGTGCCCGGGCGCGTGGTGCAGTTTGCGCTGGACAAGCTgg GAGGGCTGGACTACCTCGTGCTGAACCACCTCGGCGCCACCCCGGCAGGCACGCGGTCCCGGAGCATCCAGGGGACACGCTGGCTCCTGCAG GTGAACTTGCTGAGTTACGTGCAGCTGACCTCGCTGGCGCTGCCCAGCCTGACCGACAGCAGAGGCTCCCTGGTGGTCGTGTCCTCGCTGCTCG GCCGTGTGCCCACGTCCTTCTCCAGCCCGTACTCGGCGGCCAAGTTCGCGCTGGACGGCTTCTTCGGCTCCCTGCGGCGGGAGCTGGACGTGCAGGACGTGAACGTGGCCATCACCATGTGTGTCCTGGGCCTCCGGGACCGCGCCTCGGCCGCCGAGGCAGTCAG GGGAGTCACGAGGGCCAAGGCGGCCCCGGGGCCCAAGGCGGCCCTGGCGGTGATCCGCGGCGGTGCCACCCGCGCCCCCGGCGTCTTCTACCCGTGGCGCTTCCACCTGCTGGGCCTGCTCCGGGGATGGCTGCCGCACCCGAGGGCCTGGTTCATCCGCCAGGAGCTCAACGTCACCGCTGTCGCCGCTGCCGCTGCCTGAGCTCCCGGGGCGGCGCTCCTTCGTCTTCCCAGAGGGGAGCCCTCCATCCAGCCGTCCCAGAGCGGCGACACCCATCGAGACACCTCTGA
- the HSD11B1L gene encoding hydroxysteroid 11-beta-dehydrogenase 1-like protein isoform X5: MISDHDPADSEPAMKVLLLTGLGALFFSYYWDDNFDPASLQGARVLLTGASAGVGEELAYHYARLGSHLVLTAHTEAFLQKVVGNCRKLGAPEVFYIAADMASPEVPGRVVQFALDKLGGLDYLVLNHLGATPAGTRSRSIQGTRWLLQVNLLSYVQLTSLALPSLTDSRGSLVVVSSLLGRVPTSFSSPYSAAKFALDGFFGSLRRELDVQDVNVAITMCVLGLRDRASAAEAVRGVTRAKAAPGPKAALAVIRGGATRAPGVFYPWRFHLLGLLRGWLPHPRAWFIRQELNVTAVAAAAA, from the exons ATGATTTCAGATCATG ACCCTGCAGACTCAGAGCCGGCCATGAAGGTTCTGCTCCTCACGGGGCTGGGAGCCCTGTTCTTCTCCTACTACTGGGATGACAACTTTGACCCTG CCAGCCTCCAGGGAGCCCGGGTGCTGCTGACCGGGGCCAGCGCAGGCGTCGGGGAGGAGCTGGCCTATCACTACGCTCGCCTGGGCTCCCACCTGGTGCTCACAGCCCACACCGAGGCTTTCCTGCAGAAG GTGGTAGGGAACTGCCGGAAGCTGGGCGCTCCCGAGGTCTTCTACATCGCTGCGGACATGGCCTCCCCCGAGGTGCCCGGGCGCGTGGTGCAGTTTGCGCTGGACAAGCTgg GAGGGCTGGACTACCTCGTGCTGAACCACCTCGGCGCCACCCCGGCAGGCACGCGGTCCCGGAGCATCCAGGGGACACGCTGGCTCCTGCAG GTGAACTTGCTGAGTTACGTGCAGCTGACCTCGCTGGCGCTGCCCAGCCTGACCGACAGCAGAGGCTCCCTGGTGGTCGTGTCCTCGCTGCTCG GCCGTGTGCCCACGTCCTTCTCCAGCCCGTACTCGGCGGCCAAGTTCGCGCTGGACGGCTTCTTCGGCTCCCTGCGGCGGGAGCTGGACGTGCAGGACGTGAACGTGGCCATCACCATGTGTGTCCTGGGCCTCCGGGACCGCGCCTCGGCCGCCGAGGCAGTCAG GGGAGTCACGAGGGCCAAGGCGGCCCCGGGGCCCAAGGCGGCCCTGGCGGTGATCCGCGGCGGTGCCACCCGCGCCCCCGGCGTCTTCTACCCGTGGCGCTTCCACCTGCTGGGCCTGCTCCGGGGATGGCTGCCGCACCCGAGGGCCTGGTTCATCCGCCAGGAGCTCAACGTCACCGCTGTCGCCGCTGCCGCTGCCTGA
- the HSD11B1L gene encoding hydroxysteroid 11-beta-dehydrogenase 1-like protein isoform X4 — protein sequence MTTLTLPPGSPGAADRGQRRRRGGAGLSLRSPGLPPGAHSPHRGFPAEGGRELPEAGRSRGLLHRCGHGLPRGARARGAVCAGQAGRRELPGAERTGSVLRPQLPEFKVTGPRGGVSSRTSSLLMGLSGPGGLDYLVLNHLGATPAGTRSRSIQGTRWLLQVNLLSYVQLTSLALPSLTDSRGSLVVVSSLLGRVPTSFSSPYSAAKFALDGFFGSLRRELDVQDVNVAITMCVLGLRDRASAAEAVRGVTRAKAAPGPKAALAVIRGGATRAPGVFYPWRFHLLGLLRGWLPHPRAWFIRQELNVTAVAAAAA from the exons ATGACAACTTTGACCCTG CCTCCAGGGAGCCCGGGTGCTGCTGACCGGGGCCAGCGCAGGCGTCGGGGAGGAGCTGGCCTATCACTACGCTCGCCTGGGCTCCCACCTGGTGCTCACAGCCCACACCGAGGCTTTCCTGCAGAAG GTGGTAGGGAACTGCCGGAAGCTGGGCGCTCCCGAGGTCTTCTACATCGCTGCGGACATGGCCTCCCCCGAGGTGCCCGGGCGCGTGGTGCAGTTTGCGCTGGACAAGCTgg GAGGCGGGAGCTTCCCGGGGCGGAACGCACGGGGTCAGTGCTCCGGCCGCAGCTTCCCGAGTTCAAGGTGACGGGGCCCAGGGGAGGGGTCTCTTCGAGGACTAGCTCCTTGCTGATGGGCCTCTCTGGGCCAGGAGGGCTGGACTACCTCGTGCTGAACCACCTCGGCGCCACCCCGGCAGGCACGCGGTCCCGGAGCATCCAGGGGACACGCTGGCTCCTGCAG GTGAACTTGCTGAGTTACGTGCAGCTGACCTCGCTGGCGCTGCCCAGCCTGACCGACAGCAGAGGCTCCCTGGTGGTCGTGTCCTCGCTGCTCG GCCGTGTGCCCACGTCCTTCTCCAGCCCGTACTCGGCGGCCAAGTTCGCGCTGGACGGCTTCTTCGGCTCCCTGCGGCGGGAGCTGGACGTGCAGGACGTGAACGTGGCCATCACCATGTGTGTCCTGGGCCTCCGGGACCGCGCCTCGGCCGCCGAGGCAGTCAG GGGAGTCACGAGGGCCAAGGCGGCCCCGGGGCCCAAGGCGGCCCTGGCGGTGATCCGCGGCGGTGCCACCCGCGCCCCCGGCGTCTTCTACCCGTGGCGCTTCCACCTGCTGGGCCTGCTCCGGGGATGGCTGCCGCACCCGAGGGCCTGGTTCATCCGCCAGGAGCTCAACGTCACCGCTGTCGCCGCTGCCGCTGCCTGA
- the MICOS13 gene encoding MICOS complex subunit MIC13, giving the protein MVPRVWSLMRFLIKGSVAGGAVYLVYDQELLGPSDKSQAVLQRAEEVVPPAMYQLSQYVCEQTGLKMPQLPAPPKFNFHFRDTWNSGILTVMSALSVAPSKAREYSRDGWEYLKERIK; this is encoded by the exons ATGGTGCCCCGAGTGTGGTCGCTGATGAG GTTCCTCATCAAGGGCAGCGTGGCCGGGGGTGCGGTCTACCTGGTGTACGACCAGGAGCTGCTGGGCCCAAGCGACAAGAGCCAGGCTGTGCTCCAGAGGGCCGAGGAGGTGGTGCCCCCAGCCATGTACCAGCTCAGCCAGTACGTGTGCGAGCAGACCGGCCTGAAGATGCCCCAG ctcccagcccctccAAAATTTAACTTTCACTTCCGTGACACCTGGAACTCAG GGATCCTCACGGTGATGTCAGCTCTGTCGGTGGCCCCCTCCAAGGCCCGCGAGTACTCCAGGGACGGCTGGGAATACCTGAAGGAGCGGATCAAGTAG